The sequence below is a genomic window from Brevibacillus agri.
CACTTCTTTTTCACGATCAGTCAAAATCTCGTACTTGGCCTGCTCCTCGCCGTTTTTGACCATCTGCAAAAATTCCTCGATCAGCGATTTGGTCGCTGACGGATACAAATAGGCCATGCCGTTGTTCACCGAGCGGATCGCGGCGATCAGATCGAGATCGGGAGCGCTTTTCAAAATATATCCGGCAGCTCCGGCCTGCAGTACGCGGAACAAGTATTCTTCGTCGTCGTGCATGGTCAGGACGAGCACCTGAATGTCCGGCGCCGCTTCCTTCAGTCTTGCGGTCGCGGTCAGGCCGTTCTCCCCCGGCGGCATGCTCAAATCCATCAGCACCACGTCCGGGCGAATTTCCAGGGCTTTTTCGCAAGCTTCCTTGCCATCAGCCGCATAGCCGACGACCTCCATGTCCTCCTGGGCGTTGATTAGCATGCCCAGCCCGGACCGTACAATCGCATGATCGTCAGCGATCAAGACGCGAATCGTCATCCAAAATCCCCTCCTCTGGCAACGGAATACGGACGATGACAGTCGTCCCCTCTTGGGGCGCCGAGCGAATATCGACCGTACCTCCGAGCAGTTGCGCCCGTTCCTTCATGCCGAACACGCCAAGCCCTTTGCCGAAATTCAACGTCTTCTCCACCTCAAAGCCGATACCGTCGTCCACTATCGTTACAACTACTTCTTTTTCGCGATTCTCGAACATGATCCCGAGCTGGCTCGCCTGCGCGTACTTCGCCGTATTGGTCATGGCCTCCTGAACGATCCGGTACAGCGCGGTTTCCATCGGGGCCGAGTACCGTCGCTTCTCTCCCTGCACGTGCAGCTCGACCTGGATGTGAAACGTCTTTTCCACACGCTTCATCAACGAGCGCAAGGCGGGCAACAGACCGAGGTCATCGAGAGCGGACGGGCGCAGCTCCAGCGCCATGCGTTTGACTTCCTCCATCGCCCTGGATGTCATGTTCACCAGCTCTGTTACATGCTGCATGACCGCTTCGCCCGGATTGCCTTGCCTGACCACATTCAGTCCAACCAAAATACTGTAAAGCGCCTGCCCGATACCGTCGTGCAGCTCGCGGGCAATACGCTTGCGTTCCTCTTCCTGAGCCTGAATGGCAAAGTGGGTCAGCTTGTGCTGGTAACGCTCTTTTTCCGCACGCTGCTGAGCCGACATGTCGCGCAAAATCATCACCAGCTTGCCGCCTGATTCTTCAGGCAAGCGGGCAGAGCTGGCCGCTACGGGATAATCACGCCCGTCTTTTGTACGGAGCTTCATTTCAAAGGACGGCATTTGTACGCGTTTGAAAAAACAGTCCGTACAGCTCGTCTCCTCCATACAGGTTGCCATCCCCAAGCAAAGCTCGCAAATATGCTTTTCCCGGATCAGCTCGTCTTCGGTCCAACCCGTCATCTGCTCCAGCGCGGCGTTGGCCCTGACGATCCGGCCCTCATGGTCAATCACCAGGATGGCGTCACTGACGTTGGCAAAGATGGACTGCATCAGGGATATGGCTTCATTGGATGTCCCCAGATCTTCTCTCCACGTACTCATGCGCTCCTCCTTTGAGACAATCATCTAAATGCTATTGTAGAGTTTACATGGGCGGTTGTGTATCAGGGAATTCCCTTAACCTGCGCGGGCTGGCGCGCTGAGGGCATTGACAATACTATACATTAGATTATTATCTAATTAGACTATTATTTAATATGAATAAAGGAGCCTTCGTATGCCACATTCTCCTGCTTTTGTCTCATGCAGCAAGCGGCTGCTTTTTTCGCCTGTCACTTCCGCAGATTTTGCCGAGTTGCTAGCCGTCTACAACTCCAATCCCGATTATATGGAGTGCGCCTTCGGGAAACGCGTCGTCACCGTCCGGGAGGTGGAGGCCGATCATCTGGAAAACCTCGCCCTCGAGGACTCCTACAGCATGGCGCTGCGCGAATCTGCCAACGGCAACATCATCGGGATTGCACAGTTTATTCTCTGCAATCCGCGGGACAAACAACCTTGGCTCGGGCTTATCATGCTGCACAGCGACTGTCAAGGCAAAGGCTACGCCAAAGAGTTTCTCGACTGCCTGATCCAATGGTACCGGGAACATGGCTATACGTCCCTGCACCTCGCCGTCCTCGCCAAAAACAGCAAGGTCGTTCCGTTTTATGAAAAGTACGGCTTCACGGCCTACGAGGAACGGGAGCATGCGACACTCGGCCGGGTCATTTGCATGGCGTACGCTTTTTGAACAAAACAAGGCACCAGCCCGCCGCTCCCCCATATATCTGAATAGAAGCATGCTGTTAGCTTGCAAAAAGTCGGGAGGAGCATCGGAAATGCCCGGTAAATCTGCCCTTTTGCTTTTGACAGGCGCGGCGACCCTGTTCATTGTCGGCACAGATGTGTTTGTCGTCTCGCCCCTGCTTCCTTCCATTGCAGCAGAATTTGCCGTGACTCCGGCCGTAGCAGGCTGGCTGGTGACGGCGATGTCGATCATGTACGCTTGCGGCTCTCCGCTGATGGGCATGTTATTCGACCACCATCCTCGCAGCCGCCGAATGATTTTGTGGAGCGGCCTGATGCTTTTTTGCCTCGCCAATCTGTGGACAGGACTTGCCACGAGCTACGCCTCGCTGCTGGCGAGCCGCGCGCTGTCCGGCTTGGCGCTGGCGGCAATCGCCCCGTGCGTCTACGCCTTCATAAGCGACCTGGCCCCGGCTTCCCGCCGCGCTGCCTGGCTGTCGATTGTCGTGTCCGGAAATTTGACTGGCTTGTGGGCAGGCACACCGCTTGGTACCTTGATCGCCGAACAGCACGGATGGCGTTTTACTTTTTGGCTGATTGCGGGCGCGAGCTTTCTGCTTTCCTGGGTGAATCTCGCCATTTGGCCGCAGTTTTCCGGCACTTCCCAGCAGCCCGGCCGGAAGCCAGGCGCTCCTGTGACGCTCATGTTTCGCTCGGTGCTGGTCACTGTTTACTGGTCAGCAGCGATGTACGGCGTGTACACCTATCTCGGCACGGCGCTGGCCCAGGACAACCGCTTTTCCCCGCTGCAGATCGCTTCCGCCTTGATCGCCTACGGCGTAGGGGCCATGCTCGGAAGCCTGAACGGAGGACGGCTCGCAGACAAATGGGGGGCCAAGTCCATCTCCACCGCCAGTCTCTTTGGCATCGTTGTCATGCTGACGGCAATTGGCCTGCTTTACCAGGCTGAGGGCTGGCTGCTCCCGTTTTTATTTGGCTGGGCGTTCATCGGCTATGCGTTCGTCCCGTCCTACCAATCGCGGTTGTCCCAGGAATACCCGGCACGGCTCGGACGAATCATGGCCTGGAACATCACGGGCATGTACATCGGCATGACTGTCGGCTCCTACCTGGGCGGCCCCGTTTTCGAGGCGTGGGGCTTTTTCCCGCTCGCCTGCGTCTGCGCCGCGATTGCCCTGATTGCCGGGCTGTGCAGTCTGCGCCCTGCCCCGAAACAAAAAGAAGCGGTCGGGTCAGTGCCGTTCCGCTCTTGAGTCTTTGCAAAAGCCGGGTGATTTTTCACAGAAAAACCGGGGCAGCAAGTGCCGTCCCGGTTCGTTTCTCTTCCCTCCTGGAAGAGACTTTTCGTATTATCAGGTCAGCCAGTACTTGCTGGTTGGCCTTTTTTATTCGGCGATTTCCACGACGATTTTCTCCGCTACACCGATTGGCGGCAGGCTGCGCGTCAGTTTTGGCCCGTAGAACGCGAACACATTCATGTCAGCCTTCAGGTCTTGCGGCTTGATTGCTTTGTTGTCTTTGGCATTGACGATGACCGTTTTGTCGTTGATAATCAGCGCTACTTTTTCCGGAGAGGTCGCTGTCAGGCCGCGGCCCTCTACCAGCATTTTGTAGGTGCCTTGCTGGTCAGGCTCGATGCTGACTACTTTACCTGTTGTCCCCATTACTTCCGCAGATTCCAGGCTGTTTTTGACGACGATGCTGAGCGCACCTGTTTGCGGCGGCATGCTCATCGCCATGTATTTTTGGTGTGTCGCCTCTACTTCCATGCCCAGCTTCAAGTCTTCCGGCTTCAGCTCTTTGCCCGCAGCATCCGTAATTTTGGTTTCCTCGCTGATGTGCAGGATGATTCCCGACAAATATCCGTCCAGCGCAATGGATACTTTTCCAGCTTCTGTTTTGTCGATCGTCGTGATCGTGCCAGTACGCACTGGCGCTTTTTCTGCCTCTTCGTCCACCACCGTCACCGCGCTGTCTGTCACATTGACTTCTGCTTGCAGAATTTCGTCCACGAAGGCAACGGGAACGTAGGTGCTGCCATTCAGGAGGCGTGGCTCCGCTCCGAGCGTCTTGTACATTTTCGCGAACGGGTAGCGATCCTCTCCGGCTTTTGCGTAGCTTGCGATCGCGCCTTTTTGCACTTCGGCTGCTTTCAGTTCGTTGTTCCAGCTTACTTTGTACCCGAGGGATTCAGCCACAGGGCGCAGCGGAACCAAAACGGTTTGTTGCCCTTTATCAAAAATCGCTGCTTGCTCAATCGCGCTTCCATTTACATTGACCGACAGTTCTTTTACTGGTTTGGAGGTAGCCGATACGATATTCGTTCCCAACACGGCCAGCGCCGCCAATGTCATCATGCCTGTACGAATTGTTTTCATGTTGTATTCCTCCAAATGATTGTTTTTCACTTGTTTCGTGTTTCTATTCATTGGACGGAGGGGTTTTATAAACGTTTCAACATTTTTTTGTGGTGGTAAAAAATCAATACCATTTTTAATTTATATGACAAAATACGACCTAAATCCCAAAATACGTATTATATATTATTCTTGCAAAATTTTACCACAATCGAGGTGGTTTAATATGTTTCAGATTTAAAATTTCATCAGATCACAAAAAGAAAAGGTGAGCTAAAATTGCTTATTTAGGTGTTGTTTTCACACTTGCCGTTTCCGGTGCTCTTGCATGCGCAGAAGGAGCATCTGCTAAAAATTGTGACAATGATCCAACTTCAAGCTCGGGTTGCTCCCATAGTTATGGAGGAACTTGGTCATATCAAAGCAATCAATCAGGTAGCTACAATTCCGATCATCGCCTTTCCCGATCTGGCGCAAGTACTAGTGATTGGTATACATGGAAATTTCCAATCCTTTCTTCAGGAAGAGCTACATTGGAGGTTTACTTAGGCAGTTAAACGGAATTGGTTCCAGCCGTCATTGATTCAAAGTCCCTTCAAGAAAAAATGCTTAATGCGATCGACAACTATCAAAATGTTAGCGGCTCCTATCGGGCAATTCTCACTCCGATTGGTGTCGACGAAACCGTAGAGTTTGAGGTTCAACAAGGAAAGAATCCACGCAGTCATGTAAAAGTACTGAATAATACGAAAGCAGAACTCATCAAAGAAACTGCATTTGATGGAGAGTTTTATTGGAACGTCCAGCATAACCGAAAAACGTATAAAAAGACCAAGGCCAGTAAAGAAAATGGAACAACTGCGTTTAACAAAAATGAACCTCGAATATACTTCCAACATACTGCATCCCCATTTGAACAAGCTGAGTTTGACCAAACAAAAGAATCCGAAAAGTAACAATAGAAAAGGGCGGCCAAGTTGCCGCCCCCAACACTTTATGGCTGGTTTATCATCTGCGCATTTTTCGGCATCGGTACGTCCGGCTTTCCGGACGGGTTGTTGTACAAGTAGCTCGGCACCTTGCCCACGATCAATGCCTCGCTGATCGGGATCTGCGTCGTGACGGTCTGCTGCTTGGTCGCAAACGGAATGACTACGCGCAAATCGACCTCGACGTAAATGTAGACGGTGACGAGCACCATGTTGATGCCAGCCTGCTTCATCTCCGTCTCCAGGCGGGTCTTCACGGCGCCGATCGGCACGAACGAGACGGGAATTTCCGGGCCGAAATGTTCCAGAAACACGTTTTTGGTAGCCAGGCCGAGCGGGATCGTCGTCTGGACGTTCTCCTGCTCCAACTCCTTCAGCCGATTTTGAATGCGGGCGGTCGTCTCCCCCACGATCCGCGAGTATTCGCGGAAGTTGAAATTGACCGCTTTGATGCTCCCTTCCTCGTCTTTTTCCATCATCACAATCTCGTTGAAATCCACGCCTTGCTGCGTCAGACGCTTCGTGACCGCATCCGTAATGGCGAGCTTTGCCACCTGATCGGCTTTGGCTTGGGCGATCAGCAGCAAGGTCGGCTCGATCCTTCTTTCCACGATGATGAACAGGATCACCAGGGATACGACAATAAACAAAAACGTTGCGAAGATGCGTCTGCCGCGCCTTTTCCAGCCTCCTTTTCGAAAACGCACAATTTCTTCCTCTCCCTCGTTTCGCCGTACGAAACCAACTCAGTTCTCAATCAGGACGTACTGTGCGCATGGAAGAACGCTTTTGCTTGCCTGCTCGTGGTCGGCCGCTGGCGAGCACGCCGCCGATCCCTGCCACGAACGTCGGGACACCGGATGTGACGAGAATCAGCGCCCAGTCGCGAATGGACAGATCGGTCGTTTTGAAAATCGGCTGGAGAGCGTCGATGTACACGACTCCGAGCACCAGCACCAGGGACGAAATAACGGCCCAGACGAGGTATTTGTTTTCAAACACGTTGCGGTGAAACACGCTATACTGGCTGCGGCAATCAAACACGTGAATCAACTGGGCCATGACCAACGTCACGAAGGCGACGGTCTGGGCGTGGACCAGATCGTTCGGATTCTCGCGCAGCGTCAGCCAGAAAGCGAGCAGCGTCATGGCTCCGATCAAAAAGCCGCGGCTGATGATCTTCCAGCCCAAGCCCCTGCCGAAAATGTTTTCCGCCTTGTTGCGCGGCCGCTGATACATCGTGTCGGCCTCAGCCTGATCGACCCCGAGAGCCATGGCGGGCAGGCCGTCTGTCACCAGGTTGACCCACAAAATCTGAATCGGAACGAGCGGCAACGGCAAGCCGAGCAGCATCGCAAAAAACATGACGAGAATCTCGCCTACGTTGGACGCGAGCAAATAGCGGATAAATTTGCGGATATTGTCGTATATGTTGCGCCCTTCCTCGACGGCGGCGACAATCGTGGCGAAGTTGTCGTCGCGCAAAACCAGATCGGCCGCTTCCTTCGTCACGTCTGTCCCGGTGATCCCCATGGCGATGCCGATGTCCGACGTTTTGATCGCCGGAGCGTCATTGACGCCGTCGCCTGTCATGGCGACTACGTGCCCTTTGCTTTGCAGGGCGCGTACAATCCGCAGCTTATGCTCGGGGGATACGCGGGCGTACACGGTTACCCGCTCGGCGTGGTCGGCGAGAGTCTCATCCGACATCCCGTCCAGCTCCCGGCCCTCCAGCACTTCGCCGTAGCCGCGCATCAGCCCGATCTGGCGGGCGATCGCTTCGGCCGTCACCTTGTGGTCGCCTGTAATCATGATGGTCTTGATGCCCGCCTGATGGCACAGGTTGATCGCGGAACGAACTTCCTCGCGCGGCGGGTCAATCATCCCGGCCAGCCCGACGAAGACGAGATTGTTTTCCATCGTGCCGATCGGCTGCCCAGGGCGATAGCCTTGCAGCGTTTTGTAGGCGAAGCCGAGAACCCGCAGCGCTTTGCCCGCCATCAGCTCTGTCTGCTCCAGTACCCGATGGCGCAATGAAGCGGTCAACGGCTGCAGTTCGCCGCCCCAGAGAATGTGCGTGGATCGCGCCAGCACCGCCTCTGCCGCGCCCTTGGTCAACAGGGAGTGAACGCCGTCTGCGCCTTTCTCGACGACGGACATCATTTTGCGGTCTGAATCAAAAGGCAGCTCTTCGACGCGCACCGACTGCTGTTTCGGGTTGCCCCGCTCTCCGGCATTGCCCGTTGCTTTTGCGGCCAACACCTTCAGCGCTCCCTCTGTCGGATCGCCGACGATCTGCCAATGCCGCGTGGTTTTGCCCATGCCAAGCAAGTTGCGCGTGCCTTGTTCCTCGCAGATCAGGCGCGCATTGTTGCAGCGGTCCGCGATGCGAATGATTTGCGTCAGCGCTCCGTCGCGGGCAGGGGACACCATTTTTCCTTGGTAGTGAAAAGCTCCCTCCGGCGCGTAGCCGCTTCCGGTGACTTCATAGGTGGAATCGCTGTGCCAGACATGGGTCACCGTCATTTTGTTCTGGGTGAGCGTGCCTGTCTTGTCGGAGCAGATGACCGATGCGCAGCCGAGCGTCTCTACCGACGGCAGCTTGCGCACGATCGCATTACGCCGGATCATCCGCTGTACGCCTAACGCCAGCGCGACGGTCACAATCGCTGGCAAGCCTTCCGGGATCGCCGCTACCGCGAGGCTGACTCCTGCCAAAAACATCGTGAACAGCTCATGTCCGTGCCAAACCCCGGCGACGATCACGACAATCGTCAACAGCAAAGCGACGACCACGAGAATTTTGCCCATTTGCTCCAGGCGCACTTGCAGCGGCGTCTCCGCTTCTTCCGCTGTATTCATCAGGTGGGCGATCTTCCCGATTTCCGTCTCCATCCCGGTCGCCACGACGATGCCGCTACCTGTTCCGCCCGTCACCATCGTGCCCATGAAGGCGAGGTTTTTCTGATCTCCCAGCGGAACCGTCGAGGCCTGGGCCGTGTCCAGTTTTTTGACGTTTTTTCCGACAGGGACAGACTCCCCCGTCAGCGCCGACTCTTCTACCTCCAGCCGATTGGCGGTCAAAAGCCGCATGTCTGCCGGAACCCGGTCCCCCGCTTCGAGCACCACCAGATCGCCCGGCACCAGGCGCGAAGCGGGAATCATGGAGATGTGCCCCTCGCGAATAACCCGGGCCATCGGGGATGCCAGCTCTTTTAGCGCTTGCAGGGATCGTTCAGCTTTGGCCTCCTGAATGAACCCGAGTATGCCGTTAATGATGATGATCGCAATAATCGTAATCGCATCCAGATACTCTCCCAGGAAGTAGGAAATCAGCGTGGCGATAAACAGGATGAGCACCATAAAATCCTTGAACTGGTCAAGAAAGACCGAGTAGAGAGGCTTGCGTTTGTTCTCAGCCAACTGGTTGGCACCTTGCTTAACCAGTCTCCGCTCCGCCTCCTGCTGGGTCAATCCCTGCGCCGCATCGCTATGAAGGGCTTCGGTCACGTCGGCCGCTGCCAGCGTGTACCATTTTCGAATTGGCTGTGTATCCACCTACATCTCCTCCATCCACTTCTCACTCATTGTCATGTGTATGCAGACGAGCCAGAAAATAAAACAGGGGCTGTCCAGAAAGTCAGTGTAAACTGACTGCTGGACGCCCCGTTTTTATTGAATGGTAACGCGAGCTTTTCCCTGTCGTTCCCCGAAGGCGGCTTCCTGTCTGTTACTCGTGAACCGACTCAAGCAGCTTGCCCAGTTCCTCCATCGCTTCCTCTACTTGTTCTCCGGAGATTTCCAGCGTGATTTGATCTCCCTTGGCTGCTCCCAGCGTCATCAAGCCCATGATGCTCTTGCCGTTGATTTTCTTGCTGCCTTTGACGACGTTCACTTCGCACGGAAAGGAGGTCGCTTTCTCCACAAACAATCTGGCCGGACGGGCGTGGATGCCGCTTGGATTTTGAATGGTGAATGTTTTGGTCAACATGATGCCCAACTCCTTTTTACTCTGCCATGTCTTTTTTCAGTACTTTTATCATCAGGGCCGTAACAATGACCCCCGCAACAATCGAAACGAGGTACAGCGGCCAGTTACCGACAACCGGCAGTACGAACAAACCGCCATGCGGAGCCGGCAATGTGCACCCGAACAGCATGGACAATCCGCCGGCAACGGCAGAACCGGCCATAATGGAAGGAATGATGCGGGTAGGGTCAGCCGCCGCAAACGGGATCGCCCCTTCCGTGATGAAGGAAGCGCCCAGGACGTAAGCGGTTTTTCCCGCGTGCCGCTCTTCGGCCGTAAATTTCTTTTTGAACAGGGTAGTGGCCAAGGCAATGCCGAGCGGTGGAGTCATGCCGGCAGCCATAATCGCTGCATGCGGGGCGTAATTCCCCTCGGCAATCATCGCAATCCCGAACGTAAAAGCCGCTTTGTTGACGGGGCCCCCCATGTCAAAGGCCATCATCGCGCCCAAAATGACACCAAGGATAACAGCATTTCCCGTACCCATGTTTTTCAGCAAGTTGCCAAGCGCCGTGTTGGCTGCCGCGACGGGATCGGAGACGATGTAGACCATGATAAAGCCGGTAATCAAAGTACCCAGCAGCGGGTACAATAGCATCGGCTTGATCCCTTCCAGCGATTGCGGCAGTCCAACAAACAGCTTTTTCAGCCCAAGCACAATATACCCGGCCAAAAAGCCGGCAATGATTCCTCCGAGAAAGCCGGAGCCCGATGTAGTTGCCAGCAATCCGCCCACCATACCGGGCGCAAAGCCTGGCCGATCGGCGATGCTGGAAGCGATAAACCCGGCCAGTACCGGAATCATCAGTTGAAATGCCGTTTTTCCGCCGATGTCCATCAATACTTTGGCCAGCGGATGGAAGGACGGATCGTTCGGGTCAGACGCGTTGATCCCGAACAAAAAGCTGATCGCGAT
It includes:
- a CDS encoding response regulator; this translates as MTIRVLIADDHAIVRSGLGMLINAQEDMEVVGYAADGKEACEKALEIRPDVVLMDLSMPPGENGLTATARLKEAAPDIQVLVLTMHDDEEYLFRVLQAGAAGYILKSAPDLDLIAAIRSVNNGMAYLYPSATKSLIEEFLQMVKNGEEQAKYEILTDREKEVLVLIAKGFSNKEIAEQLTVSVKTVESHKAHIMEKLHLRTRPDLVRYAIKKGWLDFE
- a CDS encoding PAS domain-containing sensor histidine kinase, whose translation is MSTWREDLGTSNEAISLMQSIFANVSDAILVIDHEGRIVRANAALEQMTGWTEDELIREKHICELCLGMATCMEETSCTDCFFKRVQMPSFEMKLRTKDGRDYPVAASSARLPEESGGKLVMILRDMSAQQRAEKERYQHKLTHFAIQAQEEERKRIARELHDGIGQALYSILVGLNVVRQGNPGEAVMQHVTELVNMTSRAMEEVKRMALELRPSALDDLGLLPALRSLMKRVEKTFHIQVELHVQGEKRRYSAPMETALYRIVQEAMTNTAKYAQASQLGIMFENREKEVVVTIVDDGIGFEVEKTLNFGKGLGVFGMKERAQLLGGTVDIRSAPQEGTTVIVRIPLPEEGILDDDSRLDR
- a CDS encoding GNAT family N-acetyltransferase, producing MPHSPAFVSCSKRLLFSPVTSADFAELLAVYNSNPDYMECAFGKRVVTVREVEADHLENLALEDSYSMALRESANGNIIGIAQFILCNPRDKQPWLGLIMLHSDCQGKGYAKEFLDCLIQWYREHGYTSLHLAVLAKNSKVVPFYEKYGFTAYEEREHATLGRVICMAYAF
- a CDS encoding MFS transporter; the encoded protein is MPGKSALLLLTGAATLFIVGTDVFVVSPLLPSIAAEFAVTPAVAGWLVTAMSIMYACGSPLMGMLFDHHPRSRRMILWSGLMLFCLANLWTGLATSYASLLASRALSGLALAAIAPCVYAFISDLAPASRRAAWLSIVVSGNLTGLWAGTPLGTLIAEQHGWRFTFWLIAGASFLLSWVNLAIWPQFSGTSQQPGRKPGAPVTLMFRSVLVTVYWSAAMYGVYTYLGTALAQDNRFSPLQIASALIAYGVGAMLGSLNGGRLADKWGAKSISTASLFGIVVMLTAIGLLYQAEGWLLPFLFGWAFIGYAFVPSYQSRLSQEYPARLGRIMAWNITGMYIGMTVGSYLGGPVFEAWGFFPLACVCAAIALIAGLCSLRPAPKQKEAVGSVPFRS
- a CDS encoding copper amine oxidase N-terminal domain-containing protein, with the protein product MKTIRTGMMTLAALAVLGTNIVSATSKPVKELSVNVNGSAIEQAAIFDKGQQTVLVPLRPVAESLGYKVSWNNELKAAEVQKGAIASYAKAGEDRYPFAKMYKTLGAEPRLLNGSTYVPVAFVDEILQAEVNVTDSAVTVVDEEAEKAPVRTGTITTIDKTEAGKVSIALDGYLSGIILHISEETKITDAAGKELKPEDLKLGMEVEATHQKYMAMSMPPQTGALSIVVKNSLESAEVMGTTGKVVSIEPDQQGTYKMLVEGRGLTATSPEKVALIINDKTVIVNAKDNKAIKPQDLKADMNVFAFYGPKLTRSLPPIGVAEKIVVEIAE
- the yunB gene encoding sporulation protein YunB — translated: MRFRKGGWKRRGRRIFATFLFIVVSLVILFIIVERRIEPTLLLIAQAKADQVAKLAITDAVTKRLTQQGVDFNEIVMMEKDEEGSIKAVNFNFREYSRIVGETTARIQNRLKELEQENVQTTIPLGLATKNVFLEHFGPEIPVSFVPIGAVKTRLETEMKQAGINMVLVTVYIYVEVDLRVVIPFATKQQTVTTQIPISEALIVGKVPSYLYNNPSGKPDVPMPKNAQMINQP
- a CDS encoding calcium-translocating P-type ATPase, SERCA-type, producing the protein MDTQPIRKWYTLAAADVTEALHSDAAQGLTQQEAERRLVKQGANQLAENKRKPLYSVFLDQFKDFMVLILFIATLISYFLGEYLDAITIIAIIIINGILGFIQEAKAERSLQALKELASPMARVIREGHISMIPASRLVPGDLVVLEAGDRVPADMRLLTANRLEVEESALTGESVPVGKNVKKLDTAQASTVPLGDQKNLAFMGTMVTGGTGSGIVVATGMETEIGKIAHLMNTAEEAETPLQVRLEQMGKILVVVALLLTIVVIVAGVWHGHELFTMFLAGVSLAVAAIPEGLPAIVTVALALGVQRMIRRNAIVRKLPSVETLGCASVICSDKTGTLTQNKMTVTHVWHSDSTYEVTGSGYAPEGAFHYQGKMVSPARDGALTQIIRIADRCNNARLICEEQGTRNLLGMGKTTRHWQIVGDPTEGALKVLAAKATGNAGERGNPKQQSVRVEELPFDSDRKMMSVVEKGADGVHSLLTKGAAEAVLARSTHILWGGELQPLTASLRHRVLEQTELMAGKALRVLGFAYKTLQGYRPGQPIGTMENNLVFVGLAGMIDPPREEVRSAINLCHQAGIKTIMITGDHKVTAEAIARQIGLMRGYGEVLEGRELDGMSDETLADHAERVTVYARVSPEHKLRIVRALQSKGHVVAMTGDGVNDAPAIKTSDIGIAMGITGTDVTKEAADLVLRDDNFATIVAAVEEGRNIYDNIRKFIRYLLASNVGEILVMFFAMLLGLPLPLVPIQILWVNLVTDGLPAMALGVDQAEADTMYQRPRNKAENIFGRGLGWKIISRGFLIGAMTLLAFWLTLRENPNDLVHAQTVAFVTLVMAQLIHVFDCRSQYSVFHRNVFENKYLVWAVISSLVLVLGVVYIDALQPIFKTTDLSIRDWALILVTSGVPTFVAGIGGVLASGRPRAGKQKRSSMRTVRPD
- a CDS encoding HPr family phosphocarrier protein: MLTKTFTIQNPSGIHARPARLFVEKATSFPCEVNVVKGSKKINGKSIMGLMTLGAAKGDQITLEISGEQVEEAMEELGKLLESVHE